The following proteins are encoded in a genomic region of Doryrhamphus excisus isolate RoL2022-K1 chromosome 6, RoL_Dexc_1.0, whole genome shotgun sequence:
- the ca12 gene encoding carbonic anhydrase 12 isoform X1 has protein sequence MLLLNFASTVLLVQVAVVEGSKWGYTSADGPTQWSKSFYYCGGLGQSPVDFSHKKLVYDPILPPIRVHNYNQTGKGKLVMENTGRSLKISLPSKMNFTLTQSYSAAQLHVHWGSEAKPFGSEHTVNGTQYAAELHIVHYNSDMYSNFTMAFDKSNGLAVLGVFIQIGAFNPTYDKFIKHLSKIKNKDTQTKIDAFNIRQLLPSNLNDYYRYDGSLTVPPCYPSVLWTVFKNHVTISKAQYKTLTTALLATGATETNAVPLTGNFRTPVPLEHRVVLTSFKSGVPRTKFPLCRLARREIVRKMLTFEVEELLEIQHLLPNSTRKLLQQHIAANSKAQEKGQVTSSKIQDLAKPALAFGSLLVEKTNEAKQSTIPLDVPTALAKELLPQLNLRSYLSCKAQLAIQTIKYLLTGGPIDEDRRPMIDPAVSGGSNLYSWLFPADSSRR, from the exons ATGCTGCTTTTGAACTTCGCATCCACCGTGCTCTTGGTGCAGGTGGCAGTAGTTGAAG GCAGCAAATGGGGGTACACCA GTGCAGATGGACCAACTCAATGGTCCAAGAGCTTTTATTACTGTGGTGGACTTGGGCAGTCACCTGTAGACTTCAGTCATAAGAAGCTGGTGTATGATCCTATTTTACCACCAATTAGGGTTCACAACTATAACCAGACGGGTAAAGGGAAGCTTGTTATGGAAAATACCGGAAGATCAC TAAAGATATCACTTCCCTCAAAAATGAACTTCACCCTCACTCAAAGCTACTCTGCAGCTCAGCTCCATGTGCACTGGGGCTCAGAGGCCAAGCCTTTTGGCTCCGAGCACACGGTCAACGGCACACAGTATGCTGCAGAG ttGCACATTGTACACTACAATTCAGACATGTACTCCAATTTTACCATGGCTTTTGACAAATCCAACGGTCTGGCTGTGCTGGGCGTTTTCATTCAG ATTGGTGCCTTCAATCCAACCTATGACAAATTTATTAAGCACCTCAGTAAAATCAAAAACAAAG ATACACAAACAAAGATCGATGCTTTCAACATCAGACAGCTCCTGCCTAGTAATCTGAATGACTATTACCGCTATGACGGCTCACTGACAGTTCCTCCATGCTACCCAAGTGTACTGTGGACTGTGTTCAAGAACCATGTGACCATCTCAAAGGCTCAG TACAAAACCCTGACAACAGCTCTCCTTGCCACCGGAGCCACGGAAACAAACGCTGTTCCTCTTACAGGCAACTTTAGGACTCCTGTCCCCTTGGAACACCGAGTTGTCCTGACGTCATTTAAGAGTG GAGTGCCACGCACTAAGTTTCCTTTGTGTCGCCTGGCGAGGAGGGAAATTGTACGGAAGATGCTGACCTTTGAGGTGGAAGAGCTACTTGAAATTCAGCATCTCCTGCCTAATTCTACCAGGAAGCTCCTTCAACAACATATTGCAGCAAATTCAAAGGCACAGGAAAAGGGACAAGTGACATCCAGTAAGATTCAAGATCTTGCAAAGCCAGCATTGGCCTTTGGCTCGTTGCTGGTTGAAAAGACCAACGAAGCCAAACAGTCCACTATTCCACTGGATGTGCCTACCGCTCTCGCCAAGGAGCTCTTACCTCAACTTAACCTGAGGAGCTACCTGTCCTGTAAGGCACAACTTGCAATTCAAACCATCAAATATCTCCTCACTGGAGGGCCCATTGATGAAGACAGGCGGCCAATGATTGACCCAGCTGTTAGTGGTGGTTCTAATCTGTATTCTTGGCTTTTCCCAGCGGATTCCTCACGTCGCTGA
- the usp3 gene encoding ubiquitin carboxyl-terminal hydrolase 3 isoform X1 gives MECPHLNSNVDFVGDSFKLPNGAPSSWCCSVCRSNKSPWLCLTCLMVHCGRYVNGDAKKHFEESQVAAGNQKKGDKQDKEKGQHSVCMDSSNYSVFCYRCDEFVVNDTKLGHVQKVREHLQSLENSALIPDRQRKRKHQDNQAPDKKMLKENDGAAFGATGLRNLGNTCFMNAILQSLSNIEQFSCYFKGLPAVALRSGQTAGRRTYHTRSQGDTSVLLVEELRKTFCSLWQGGAFSPDSLFYAVWKIMPSFRGYQQQDAHEFMRYLLDHLHRELQHNQNGSKETVSPQDGLRISSTEGKCCLNGTPSIVTSIFGGILQNEVNCLICGTESRKFDPFLDLSLDIPSQFRQKRSKDQEPGPVCTLRECLRSFTDLEELDETELYYCHKCKKRQKSTKKFWIQKLPKVLCLHLKRFHWTAFLRNKVDTYVEFPLKDLDMTGYLLEQESSQSESCLYDLVAIVVHHGSGVGSGHYTAYSSHEGRWYHFNDSTVTLVSEETVRKAKAYILFYVERTEQVALGRTATAPTGTSPAEVDANPMDAESILPVQSGPDSSLLQNTLTPQGSNAEGTGSTNTSADSNSDAVN, from the exons ATGGAATGTCCTCATTTGAACTCAAATGTGGACTTTGTTGGAGACTCCTTCAAGCTGCCTAACGGTGCTCCTTCCTCCTGGTGCTGCAGCG TTTGCAGGTCGAATAAAAGTCCATGGCTCTGCCTCACCTGCTTGATGGTCCACTGCGGGCG ATATGTTAATGGAGATGCAAAGAAGCATTTTGAAGAGAGTCAAGTTGCGGCCGGTAACCAAAAGAAGGGTGACAAACAGGACAAAGAGAAAGGACAACATTCAGTTTGCATGGACTCCAGCAACTACAGTGTGTTTTG TTACAGATGTGATGAGTTTGTTGTCAATGACACTAAACTGGGGCATGTTCAGAAGGTGCGGGAGCATCTCCAAAGCTTGGAAAA ctcagCCCTGATTCCTGACAGACAGAGGAAAAGAAAACATCAGGACAACCAGGCACCAgacaagaaaatgttgaaagagaAT GATGGGGCTGCTTTTGGTGCCACTGGCTTGCGTAACCTCGGTAACACATGCTTCATGAATGCCATTCTGCAGTCGCTCAG CAACATAGAGCAGTTCAGTTGTTATTTCAAGGGGTTACCAGCAGTGGCGCTACGCAGCGGTCAGACAGCTGGAAGGAGGACATACCACACTCGCAGCCAAGGGGACACCAGTGT GTTGCTGGTGGAGGAGTTAAGAAAGACCTTTTGTTCCCTCTGGCAAGGGGGAGCCTTCAGTCCAGACTCCCTATTTTATGCTGTATGGAAAATCATGCCAAGTTTCAG AGGCTATCAGCAGCAGGATGCCCACGAGTTTATGCGCTACCTGTTGGACCATCTGCACAGAGAGCTACAGCACAATCAGAATGGGTCAAAGGAAACTGTATCACCTCAGGATGGGCTGAGAATATCCAGCACAGAAGGCAAATGCTGCTT AAACGGCACTCCCAGCATCGTCACATCTATTTTTGGTGGGATCCTTCAGAATGAAGTGAACTGTTTGATATGTGGGACAGAATCTCGCAAGTTTGACCCTTTTCTTG ATCTGTCGCTGGACATTCCCAGTCAGTTTAGACAAAAACGGAGTAAGGATCAAGAACCAGGTCCGGTGTGCACTTTGCGCG AATGCTTACGAAGCTTCACTGACCTGGAAGAGCTGGACGAAACCGAGCTGTACTATTGCCACAAGTGTAAGAAACGACAGAAATCTACTAAGAAGTTCTGGATACAGAAGCTTCCAAAG GTTTTGTGCCTGCACTTAAAAAGGTTCCACTGGACTGCTTTTTTGAGAAATAAAGTGGACACTTATGTGGAGTTTCCTCTTAAAGACTTGGACATGACAGGCTACTTACTTGAG CAGGAGAGCTCGCAATCGGAGAGTTGTTTGTATGACCTGGTGGCCATTGTAGTGCATCACGGATCTGG GGTGGGATCGGGCCATTACACGGCGTACAGCAGCCACGAGGGGCGCTGGTACCACTTCAACGACAGCACAGTCACTCTGGTCAGCGAGGAAACGGTGAGGAAGGCCAAGGCATACATCCTCTTCTATGTGGAGAGGACTGAGCAGGTAGCATTAGGGAGGACGGCCACAGCACCGACAGGCACAAGTCCTGCAGAGGTGGATGCAAACCCAATGGATGCTGAGAGTATTTTACCAGTCCAGTCAGGACCAGATAGCTCGCTATTACAAAACACTTTAACACCACAGGGATCAAACGCTGAGGGAACAGGATCAACCAACACCTCTGCAGATTCCAACTCTGACGCAGTGAATTAG
- the usp3 gene encoding ubiquitin carboxyl-terminal hydrolase 3 isoform X2 gives MECPHLNSNVDFVGDSFKLPNGAPSSWCCSVCRSNKSPWLCLTCLMVHCGRYVNGDAKKHFEESQVAAGNQKKGDKQDKEKGQHSVCMDSSNYSVFCYRCDEFVVNDTKLGHVQKVREHLQSLENSALIPDRQRKRKHQDNQAPDKKMLKENDGAAFGATGLRNLGNTCFMNAILQSLSNIEQFSCYFKGLPAVALRSGQTAGRRTYHTRSQGDTSVLLVEELRKTFCSLWQGGAFSPDSLFYAVWKIMPSFRGYQQQDAHEFMRYLLDHLHRELQHNQNGSKETVSPQDGLRISSTEGKCCLNGTPSIVTSIFGGILQNEVNCLICGTESRKFDPFLDLSLDIPSQFRQKRSKDQEPGPVCTLRECLRSFTDLEELDETELYYCHKCKKRQKSTKKFWIQKLPKVLCLHLKRFHWTAFLRNKVDTYVEFPLKDLDMTGYLLEESSQSESCLYDLVAIVVHHGSGVGSGHYTAYSSHEGRWYHFNDSTVTLVSEETVRKAKAYILFYVERTEQVALGRTATAPTGTSPAEVDANPMDAESILPVQSGPDSSLLQNTLTPQGSNAEGTGSTNTSADSNSDAVN, from the exons ATGGAATGTCCTCATTTGAACTCAAATGTGGACTTTGTTGGAGACTCCTTCAAGCTGCCTAACGGTGCTCCTTCCTCCTGGTGCTGCAGCG TTTGCAGGTCGAATAAAAGTCCATGGCTCTGCCTCACCTGCTTGATGGTCCACTGCGGGCG ATATGTTAATGGAGATGCAAAGAAGCATTTTGAAGAGAGTCAAGTTGCGGCCGGTAACCAAAAGAAGGGTGACAAACAGGACAAAGAGAAAGGACAACATTCAGTTTGCATGGACTCCAGCAACTACAGTGTGTTTTG TTACAGATGTGATGAGTTTGTTGTCAATGACACTAAACTGGGGCATGTTCAGAAGGTGCGGGAGCATCTCCAAAGCTTGGAAAA ctcagCCCTGATTCCTGACAGACAGAGGAAAAGAAAACATCAGGACAACCAGGCACCAgacaagaaaatgttgaaagagaAT GATGGGGCTGCTTTTGGTGCCACTGGCTTGCGTAACCTCGGTAACACATGCTTCATGAATGCCATTCTGCAGTCGCTCAG CAACATAGAGCAGTTCAGTTGTTATTTCAAGGGGTTACCAGCAGTGGCGCTACGCAGCGGTCAGACAGCTGGAAGGAGGACATACCACACTCGCAGCCAAGGGGACACCAGTGT GTTGCTGGTGGAGGAGTTAAGAAAGACCTTTTGTTCCCTCTGGCAAGGGGGAGCCTTCAGTCCAGACTCCCTATTTTATGCTGTATGGAAAATCATGCCAAGTTTCAG AGGCTATCAGCAGCAGGATGCCCACGAGTTTATGCGCTACCTGTTGGACCATCTGCACAGAGAGCTACAGCACAATCAGAATGGGTCAAAGGAAACTGTATCACCTCAGGATGGGCTGAGAATATCCAGCACAGAAGGCAAATGCTGCTT AAACGGCACTCCCAGCATCGTCACATCTATTTTTGGTGGGATCCTTCAGAATGAAGTGAACTGTTTGATATGTGGGACAGAATCTCGCAAGTTTGACCCTTTTCTTG ATCTGTCGCTGGACATTCCCAGTCAGTTTAGACAAAAACGGAGTAAGGATCAAGAACCAGGTCCGGTGTGCACTTTGCGCG AATGCTTACGAAGCTTCACTGACCTGGAAGAGCTGGACGAAACCGAGCTGTACTATTGCCACAAGTGTAAGAAACGACAGAAATCTACTAAGAAGTTCTGGATACAGAAGCTTCCAAAG GTTTTGTGCCTGCACTTAAAAAGGTTCCACTGGACTGCTTTTTTGAGAAATAAAGTGGACACTTATGTGGAGTTTCCTCTTAAAGACTTGGACATGACAGGCTACTTACTTGAG GAGAGCTCGCAATCGGAGAGTTGTTTGTATGACCTGGTGGCCATTGTAGTGCATCACGGATCTGG GGTGGGATCGGGCCATTACACGGCGTACAGCAGCCACGAGGGGCGCTGGTACCACTTCAACGACAGCACAGTCACTCTGGTCAGCGAGGAAACGGTGAGGAAGGCCAAGGCATACATCCTCTTCTATGTGGAGAGGACTGAGCAGGTAGCATTAGGGAGGACGGCCACAGCACCGACAGGCACAAGTCCTGCAGAGGTGGATGCAAACCCAATGGATGCTGAGAGTATTTTACCAGTCCAGTCAGGACCAGATAGCTCGCTATTACAAAACACTTTAACACCACAGGGATCAAACGCTGAGGGAACAGGATCAACCAACACCTCTGCAGATTCCAACTCTGACGCAGTGAATTAG
- the ca12 gene encoding carbonic anhydrase 12 isoform X2, protein MENTGRSLKISLPSKMNFTLTQSYSAAQLHVHWGSEAKPFGSEHTVNGTQYAAELHIVHYNSDMYSNFTMAFDKSNGLAVLGVFIQIGAFNPTYDKFIKHLSKIKNKDTQTKIDAFNIRQLLPSNLNDYYRYDGSLTVPPCYPSVLWTVFKNHVTISKAQYKTLTTALLATGATETNAVPLTGNFRTPVPLEHRVVLTSFKSGVPRTKFPLCRLARREIVRKMLTFEVEELLEIQHLLPNSTRKLLQQHIAANSKAQEKGQVTSSKIQDLAKPALAFGSLLVEKTNEAKQSTIPLDVPTALAKELLPQLNLRSYLSCKAQLAIQTIKYLLTGGPIDEDRRPMIDPAVSGGSNLYSWLFPADSSRR, encoded by the exons ATGGAAAATACCGGAAGATCAC TAAAGATATCACTTCCCTCAAAAATGAACTTCACCCTCACTCAAAGCTACTCTGCAGCTCAGCTCCATGTGCACTGGGGCTCAGAGGCCAAGCCTTTTGGCTCCGAGCACACGGTCAACGGCACACAGTATGCTGCAGAG ttGCACATTGTACACTACAATTCAGACATGTACTCCAATTTTACCATGGCTTTTGACAAATCCAACGGTCTGGCTGTGCTGGGCGTTTTCATTCAG ATTGGTGCCTTCAATCCAACCTATGACAAATTTATTAAGCACCTCAGTAAAATCAAAAACAAAG ATACACAAACAAAGATCGATGCTTTCAACATCAGACAGCTCCTGCCTAGTAATCTGAATGACTATTACCGCTATGACGGCTCACTGACAGTTCCTCCATGCTACCCAAGTGTACTGTGGACTGTGTTCAAGAACCATGTGACCATCTCAAAGGCTCAG TACAAAACCCTGACAACAGCTCTCCTTGCCACCGGAGCCACGGAAACAAACGCTGTTCCTCTTACAGGCAACTTTAGGACTCCTGTCCCCTTGGAACACCGAGTTGTCCTGACGTCATTTAAGAGTG GAGTGCCACGCACTAAGTTTCCTTTGTGTCGCCTGGCGAGGAGGGAAATTGTACGGAAGATGCTGACCTTTGAGGTGGAAGAGCTACTTGAAATTCAGCATCTCCTGCCTAATTCTACCAGGAAGCTCCTTCAACAACATATTGCAGCAAATTCAAAGGCACAGGAAAAGGGACAAGTGACATCCAGTAAGATTCAAGATCTTGCAAAGCCAGCATTGGCCTTTGGCTCGTTGCTGGTTGAAAAGACCAACGAAGCCAAACAGTCCACTATTCCACTGGATGTGCCTACCGCTCTCGCCAAGGAGCTCTTACCTCAACTTAACCTGAGGAGCTACCTGTCCTGTAAGGCACAACTTGCAATTCAAACCATCAAATATCTCCTCACTGGAGGGCCCATTGATGAAGACAGGCGGCCAATGATTGACCCAGCTGTTAGTGGTGGTTCTAATCTGTATTCTTGGCTTTTCCCAGCGGATTCCTCACGTCGCTGA
- the si:dkeyp-73b11.8 gene encoding BPTI/Kunitz domain-containing protein produces MSSHHSTDFCHLAEDEGVGDSFIIALHYEPTQDRCNPFIYKGQGGNANRFLRERECMTNCSASVDKYYPTDATATCLLTKVAGGCNGNFLRYYYDSVHKKCKKFLWTGCHGNGNRFFDHDSCNATCAGVHDDREEEEEDEPDTPIAIICGVLLAVIIASILITVIVLTVKSKKKQKMAPGKSKDEQTDAPLQGQTLEMA; encoded by the exons ATGTCTTCTCATCATTCAACAGACTTTTGCCACCTGGCCGAGGACGAAGGTGTCGGAGACAGCTTCATCATTGCTTTGCACTACGAACCCACACAAGACAGGTGCAACCCCTTTATATACAAAGGCCAAGGGGGCAACGCCAATCGCTTCCTAAGAGAACGAGAGTGCATGACCAACTGCTCGGCCAGTGTCGACAAATACTACCCCACAGATG CAACCGCAACTTGTCTCTTGACCAAAGTCGCTGGTGGATGTAACGGCAATTTTCTGAGATACTACTATGACTCTGtccataaaaaatgtaaaaaatttctcTGGACCGGATGCCATGGAAACGGAAATCGATTTTTTGACCATGACAGCTGCAATGCCACCTGTGCTGGTGTCCATG ATGACcgtgaggaagaagaagaggatgagCCTGACACCCCAATTG CAATCATCTGCGGGGTTTTGCTGGCTGTCATCATTGCGTCCATCCTCATTACTGTCATCGTCTTGACTGTCAAATCAAA GAAGAAACAGAAGATGGCACCAGGAAAAAGTAAAGACGAACAAACTGATGCTCCTCTTCAGGGGCAAACTCTTGAAATGGCATGA